From Pseudomonadota bacterium, a single genomic window includes:
- a CDS encoding tetratricopeptide repeat protein: protein MKNRAIGQVLLLLIAGILVGAGCAQRPAPIEERSLAAQVRQQAAETAGVVEVFPLSGGEDGALIERARQAEAEGALEQASILISQAIELAPQDAAHWQYLAEIELEQGQYSAAIDHARESYELGPRVGQICARNWLTIQRANEALRRSSAAIQAGARAEECAVRNPSTY, encoded by the coding sequence TTGAAAAACCGAGCTATTGGCCAGGTCTTGCTGCTCCTAATCGCGGGTATTTTGGTCGGTGCCGGCTGCGCTCAGCGCCCCGCTCCGATCGAGGAGAGAAGCCTGGCGGCCCAGGTTCGTCAACAGGCGGCGGAGACCGCTGGCGTGGTCGAGGTTTTTCCGCTCAGCGGCGGCGAGGATGGTGCGCTGATCGAGCGTGCGCGCCAGGCTGAGGCTGAGGGTGCGCTGGAGCAGGCCAGCATCCTGATTTCCCAGGCGATCGAGCTGGCGCCCCAGGACGCGGCGCACTGGCAATACCTGGCGGAGATCGAGCTGGAGCAGGGGCAGTATTCGGCGGCGATCGACCACGCCAGGGAAAGTTACGAGCTCGGCCCGCGCGTCGGGCAGATCTGCGCGCGGAACTGGCTGACGATTCAGCGCGCCAACGAAGCGCTGCGCCGTTCCTCGGCAGCCATCCAGGCCGGCGCTCGGGCGGAAGAGTGCGCGGTTCGAAATCCGTCCACCTACTGA